TGAACTGAGCGGCGTTGAAGATATTTTTGTGCTGGACGCCCCTGGACTTCACAAACTGCTTGAAGAAAATCGCCCCGGCCCCGGAAGGCTGGTGCTGCTGCACACGGGCGGGCTGGCCCCCAACGTGGAACTGGCCCGGAGCATGGGCCTGCCCTGCTGGCAGGAGTATCATTCACCGAAGCTTGCCCTGGTTGAAGCCGATACTCCCGTCAATGGCCAGAACCCAGCGGACAATGGCAGCCGCATTGATCTTGAGGCATTGTATTTTGCCCAGGCAGAAGCTCTGGACACGGCCACAAGCATCACGGCCCGGATGTCCGCTGGCGGCACGAACGCCACGCCCACGCCGCTTGCGTGGGATGCGCAACCGCCGGACGCTCTTTATCTGGCCTCCGGCGACCACGAGCGGGCAGATATTCTGCATGGCAAAGCCTTTTCCGCCAGCGGCCCCGGTTTGACCCTGACGCCGGGCTGCGAGGGCTTTTGGCTGCACCCCGGCCTTACGCCGGATTTTTTCCGCGTGCGTTGCCTGACCTTTGGCATGCTGTGATAACCCTGTGTTCTGGAGCCCTCATGTCCAACATCAGCCGCATTCGCAACATTGGCATTATTGCCCATATTGATGCCGGCAAGACCACGCTGTCTGAGCGCATGCTTTTCTACAGCCGCAAAATTCACCGCATGGGCGAAGTACACGACGGCGCAGCCACCATGGACTACATGCCCGAAGAACAGGAACGCGGCATTACCATCATGTCGGCCTGCACCACCTGTCAGTGGAACGACCACACCATCAACCTCATAGACACTCCCGGCCACGTGGACTTCACCATTGAGGTCGAGCGTTCCCTGCGCGTGCTGGACGGAGCCGTGGGCGTTTTTTGCGCCGTGGGCGGCGTGGAGCCGCAGTCTGAAACCGTGTGGCGGCAATCGGAAGACTTCGGCGTGCCCAAGATCGCCTTCATCAACAAGATGGACAGGATGGGAGCGAACTTTGAATCCGTTCTTGAAGCCATGCGCCAGCGGCTCCAGGCCAACGCCGTGGCCGTTACAGTCCCCCTCGGGCAGGGTGAGGACTTCAGCGCTGTCCTTGACCTTATTCATGAAGAATGCCTGACTTTTGATGAAAACGATCAGGGCCTGACCATGGGCCGCACCCCCTTCACTGCGGAGCAGGCCGCGCTGGCCGCTCCCTGGCGTGAGCTGCTGCTGGAAAAACTGGCCGAAGCCGATGAGGATTTTCTTGAGCCCTACCTTGAAGGCGTTTACGGCATCAATGACATCCACGCGGCCCTTCGGCGGGCTACGCTGGCACGTCACATCACGCCTGTGCTCTGCGGCTCAGCCCTGCGCAACGCGGGCGTGCAGCCCGTGCTGGACGCCGTGTGCCGCTGGCTGCCCTCGCCACTGGACGTGCCCGCGCCTGTGGGCGTGGACCCCCAGGGAAAAGAAATCACCGTTCCCCCTGATCCCGATGCCCCGGCCGTTGCCCTGGTTTTTAAAGTCCTGCTCGAAGAAAACCGCAAGCATTCCTTTATCCGCGTGTACGCGGGGCGCATTCATGAAGGGGACAATTTGCGCAATGCAACGCAGCACAAGGACGACCGCCTGGGCCGCCTGTACCGGCCCCACGCCGACAGGCGCGAGCAGCTTGAAGAGGCTGGCGCGGGTGAAATAGTGGTCGCCGTGGGCTTACGGTCTGCCCATACGGGAGAAACCTATACCGCGCGCGAGCGGCCTCTGATCCTTGAAAGCATCGAGGCCAACGCGCCGGTCATCACGCTTGCCCTTGAGCCGCGCAATGCCGATGAAGGCAAGGTTCTTGACGAGGCGCTCGCCCGTTACGTTGAGGAAGACCCGACGCTCAGGGCGCAACTGGATGACGACACGGGCGCGCGCATGGTTTCCGGCATGGGCGAACTGCACCTGGATGTGTTGTTGGAACGCATGCGGCGGGAATACGGCATCAGCCCTCGCGCGGGAAATCCCCAGGTGGTCCTGCGAGAAACCATACGCAAGTCCGCTGACGCCAGTGTGGTTTTTGACCGCGAACTGGGCAAGGAGCACCACCAGGGGGCGGTTGCGCTTCGTGTGTCGCCGCGTCCGCGCGGCAGCGGCAACCTCGTGACGGTGGGCGATTTTCTGCCTGCGGACCCCGCCGAGGCCCGCAAACTGCTGCCCCAGATATATCTTGAGGCAGCCCTTGAGGGCGTGCGCGATGCCATGCAGAGCGGCGAAGTCACAGGCTATCCCGTGGAAGATGTGGAGGTGGTTCTCACCAGTGTAGAACGACGCGAAGGCCTGACCACCCTGCCCGGCTCCCGCATGGCGGCGGGCCAGGCCTTGCGCGAGGCTTTGGCCGCAGCTTCTCCCGTCGTCATGGAGCCTGTCATGCGCGTGGAAATCGTTGTTCCTGATGATTTTCTAGGCTCTTCGATCAGCCTGTTCAACACTTGCGGCGGCAAGGTTGAAAATCTTGAGGACAAAGGTGCACGCAAAATCCTGAGCGGCACAGCCCCGCTGCGCCGCCTGTTCGGCTTTTCCACCTCCCTTCGCTCGGCCACACAGGGCCGGGCCGGGCTGGTATTGACCTTTGACCGCTTTGACCTGCCCTGAGGCTGTGAACCCGTGACGCTCCGCACTACAGAAACCAGCGGCAAGGGGCATGCCCCCCGCGCCAAAAAAAGTCTTGGGCAGCATTTTCTGCGCCGTGAAGATATCTGCCACCGCATTGCGGCCCTTATCGCCCCATGCGCCCAGGATCGCATCGTTGAAATTGGCCCTGGCCCCGGCGCGCTGACCCGCGCCATTGAGGCAGCCCCGCATTCCCGACTGCTGCTGATTGAAAAAGACCGCCACTGGGCCGCCGAGCGCCAACGCCTGGGTGGCGTCAACACGCAGGCGGTGCTTGCCGACGCCCTGCGGTTTGACTGGCGGCGCATCAGCGTGCAGGAACCGTGGAAGGTCATAGGCAACCTGCCCTACAATGTGGCCTCTCCGCTTATCTGGGACATCGTATCCCGGTCCGAAGGCTGGCAGATGGCGGCGTTTATGGTACAGAAAGAAGTGGGCCAACGCCTTGCGGCACAGCCGGACACCGGGCATTACGGGGCGCTTTCTGTCTGGGTGCAGAGCTATTCCCGTCCGCGCATGGAGTTTGTGGTGGGCCCGGGGGCCTTCAGCCCGCCTCCAAAGGTGGACTCAGCCGTCCTGAGTTTCACCCCCTTACCGCTCAGTGAACGTCCTGCGCACCCCGCGCTTTTGTCCCGCCTGTTGCGCATCTGTTTTCAGCAAAGGCGCAAGCAACTTGGCGGCATATTCCGCCGCGCGGCGCAACCAGGTCTTGAAGATGCATTCAAAAGTGCCCAAATTGCACCCAATTTGCGCCCAGAAGTGCTTTCTCATCACGATTTTCAGCGTATTTCCGCTTTTTGGGCGTCACAGCTTGACAACATGGCGTAAAAAGTTTTCTGTTTATCCATAATCTTGCTGCGTTGTGCGACATTAGCGTATTTCAAGCAAGTGGCCCTGCAAAAGGGCACTTGAAAACAATGCCGGGGAACTTTTCAGGAGGACATGCTGATGACTAAGGCTGATCTGGTTGAAAAAATCGCTGCCAAGGCCAATCTGACCAAGGCTGCTGCTGAGCGGGCCCTCAACGCTTTTCTCGCTTCCGTCGAAGACGCTCTCGTCAAGGAATCCAAACTCACGCTTACTGGCTTTGGCACCTTTGCGGTCGAACACCGTAAAGCACGGCAGGGGCGCAACCCCCGTACCGGTGATACGCTTACCATTCCAGCGTGCAAAATTCTCAAATTTCGCCCCGGCAAGATGCTCAAAGATTCTTTGAATTGATCTTCCGCCGCTCTGCCGCATGGCATGGCGGCCAAAACCGTACATGCCCGTCACGGCTGTGGCCGATGCTGGACACGTTCGGAAAAACCTCAGATAACATGTATGCTGGAAGCCACTGGGAGCCGAAGACATACATGTTATCTCGGGTTTTCAGCCTCCGGCCTCTGCGTCGCATCGACGTCCCCCCGCCTTCTGCCCACACCGTTTCCCTGAAAAAAGACTTGCCCTTTTACGGCATGCGGGCTATATAACCCACTCATTTGGCGACTCTGTCGCTGTCCGTGTACGGGTAAGACCGTTGACGGTTATTTTTGGGGCTGTCAAGAGCCAGCCCTGCCGCCGAAGGGGGTGATTTTCTTGCCCGGAGTTTTTCTTAACGAAGACGATTATAACTTTGACATTGCGCTGCGTCGCTTTAAGAAGCAGGTAGAAAAGGCCGGTGTTCTTTCAGAAATGAAAAAGCGCCAGCACTACGAAAAGCCCAGCGTTATGCGCAAAAAGAAAAAGGCCGCCGCCCGGAAGCGGCTGATGAAAAAAATCAGGAAGATGAACATGGCTTAACCGGCCGCGCATTTATGCGCCCGGGGCCTTCATCCGGCCAGTCATGCGGGAAGCCCCTTGGGGTTTCCCGCATTTTCTGCATTACTCCACACTCCACCCCCACTACTGTTATGACCGTCACCACCACGCTTTTTGAGCAGATCGAAAAAGACTACATCCTGGCCTACAAAGCTAAAGACAGCGTGCGGCTCACTGTGCTGCGCCTGCTGAAAACAGCGGTCAAAAACCGCCTGGTGGACATGCGGCGGCCTGGCGGCAGCCTTTCTGATGAAGAGATGCTTGACGTCATCGTCAAGGAAGGCAAGCAGCGCCAGGATTCCATTGAACAGTACACTGCGGCGCAGCGCCCTGATCTGGCGGACAAAGAAGCGGCTGAACTGGTCGTTCTCAAGGAATATCTGCCCAAGGCCCTCAGCCAGGAAGAGCTGCAGGCTCTTATCGAGTCCACGGTGGCTGAACTTGGCGCAACATCCCCCAAGGACATGGGCCGGGTTATTTCCGCCATCATGGCCGGGCACAAGGGGCAGGTGGACGGCAAGGCTTTGTCCGAGGCCGTCAAGAAGCGCCTGCAGTCCTGACCATACCGCACGGCCGAAGGATATTTTGCGACATCCTTCGGCGCACAGCGTCACGCGCCATTTTTACGCCGCATTCCCGCAGGTGGGCATGCCGCAGCATTCCAGCGTCAATCGCCATGGCCAGATATACCGTCCAGCCGGGAGTTGCCTCGCAAATGGAAAGACTGTGCGCCTGGCGAAGAAGCGCCCTCCATACTATCCGGGCTGCAAGGCCTGGCATTTCGTGCGCCCTTTTTTCTGCGGTTCGCCGTACCAGCGCTTTTGAGGCATCAGCATGATCCACACCCGCACGCTCCAGGCCCTTGAATACCATCACATTACCAGCCATCTTTCCTCGCTGTGCATTTCAGGCGTCGGACGTGAACGTGCCCTGAACCTTACCCCGCTGGACTCGGCGGAGGACGTGAACCTTGCCGCGCGCGTTTATGAGGAAGCTGCGGACTGGTCCTCGCGCCCGGCCCCTGGTGGCGCGGTCTTTACGCTTAACGCCTTTCCCGACGTATCGGGCTTTCTGCACGCGGCGCAAACCTCGCGCGCCCACGCCTTTCAGCCCGACGTGGACGCTTTCTGGGCGCTGCGGGAAGTGCTGCGCCTGGCGCGCGACGCCCATGCCGCCATCGCTGTGCCCGATGCGCCACGGCAGTGGCCGCACCTTCTGGCCATGGCCGACGGCGCTCCCCTGCCGGTGCAGCTTACAGCCGCCCTTTTGCGCTGCATTTCTGACGACGGCCTCCTCAGGGATGAAAGCTCGCCCGAACTCTATCGCCTGCGCGGCGAACTGCGCCGCCTGCACCAGAGCTGCATGCGCAAGGTCAAGGACTTTGCCCTGCAGTACAACATGCTGGCCTACCTGCAGGACGAGTTCATGACCCTTTCGTCAGACCGCTACGTGCTGCCCCTCAAGGCCAACTTCAAGGGGCGCATGCAGGGCATCATCCACGACTGGTCGCAAACCGGCGAAACCTGCTATTTCGAGCCCATGTTCCTGGTGGAGATCAACAACCGCCTTCAGGAACTCAAGCGTGAGGAGCGCGAAGAAGAGCGCAAGGTGCTGCTCTACCTGCGCGGCCTGCTGGAAGCCGAACTGCCGGGAGCTCAGGCGGCGCTTGAGCTTCTTGCCCAGCTTGACCTGTTGCAGGCCAAACGCCGTCTGGCCGCGTTGCTGGACGGGCGCTGCCTGCCGCTCACTCCCGTGGCCGAGGGCATACAGCTGCTTGAGGCCCGGCATCCCCTGCTCGTGCTCAACAGGGCAAAGGCGGCCAACAGCGCCGCTGCTCAGGGCGCAAAAGGCGCGGCCGCTGCGTCCGTGCGTCCGCTGGACATCATCCTGCGCCCCGGCGAGCGCGCCCTGGTCATTACCGGCGGCAACGCGGGCGGCAAGACCGTCTGCCTGAAAACCCTCGGCCTTATCGCGGCCATGACGCTGAGCGGGCTGCCCGTGCCTGTGGGGGCTGGTTCGCATGTGCCGTGGTTTAGCCGCGTGGATGCTTTCATCGGTGACGAACAGAGCCTTGCGGACAACGTGTCCACCTTCACGGCCCAGATAGAACACCTGGCCAAAGCCTGGAAGCATCTTGACGCCAGCGGCATTGTGCTGCTGGACGAGTTTGGCGCAGGGACTGATCCGGCCCAGGGCGCGGCATTGGCGCAGGCGGTACTTGACGAATTGCTGGACAAACATACCTTTGTTCTGGCGGCCACACATTTTCCCGCGCTCAAGAGCTACGCCCTCACCAGGGAAGGAGCCAGGGCGGCTTCGATGCTCTTTGATCCCCAGAGTAAAAAGCCTTTGTTCAAGCTGGCTTACGACCAGGTTGGAGCCAGTCAGGCTCTGGACGTGGCGCGCGAACACGGCCTGCCGGAGAGCATAGTGCGCCGGGCCGAGCACTATTTGCTGCAAGACGGCCAGGACGCCACAACCCTGCTTGGCCGCCTGAACGATCTGGCCGCCCGGCGCGAAGAAGAGCTTGTTGTCCTCAGGCAGGAACAGGACAAGGCGCGCTCGGCCACAAAGCTTGAGCGCGAAAAGATGGAAAAAGAGCGCCTGCGCCTGCATGACGAGGTGCGCGCCAAGGCCACCGAGCTTATGCGCGCCTGGAAAGAAGGGCGCGCCACACACAAGCAGGCCCTGAAAGAGATGTCCCGGTTGCGCGCGTCGCTGGCAACGGAAAGCGAAGTCACGCAGAGCCGATCTATATTGCCCAGCCCGGAACATTTTGTTGTGGGCCAGCACGTGTTGCATACCATTTTCAACAAACGCGGCGTTGTCACCGATGTGGACGAACGCCGCAGACGCGTGCGTCTGGACATGAACGGCGTGAACCTCTGGGCCGACATGAAGGCCTTGCGCATTCCGGGGCGACAGGCTGCCCAAAGCCCCACGGGCAAATCTTCCATTCTGGACAGCACACCGCGACAGCCCGTTGCGCCTGAAAGCGGAGGATCAGCCAGACCTGCCGGAGCGGCCGACGGGGCGTCACTACGTCTTGACATGCGGGGTCTTCGTGCCGATGTAGCGCTTGCGGAACTGGAGCGCTTCATGGACAAAGCGCTGCTGGCGGGCTTCAGGGAAGTGGAAGTTGTGCATGGACGCGGCACGGGAGCCTTGCGCAGACAGGTTCACGAATTTTTGCGGGCCTTTCCGGCAGTGGAGAATTTCAGCCTCGCCCCAGAAGACCAGGGGGGCGACGGCATGACAGTTGTAACCCTGCGTTAGCCGATGCGCCCAAAACAGGTTATTGGGATTGCGAAAATTTGCGTTGGAAGCAGCCGTGCAGCATTCTGACGAAACACGTTTTGTTACTGCCGGAGAACAGGATTTTGCGTAGCAGGCTGTCACCGCTGACGGCAACAGAGTCCAAACACACGCACGCCGCTCTCTGGCCAAGGAAAAGAATCTGCAATGCAATCCAAGGACGCCATACGCGCCATCAAGGAGCGCATGAATATTGTGGACATCGTGCGCCGCTATGTGGAGCTCAGGCGCAACGGCCCACGTTGGGTGGCGCCCTGCCCCTTTCATCAGGAAACCAAGCCTTCCTTTTCCGTCAACGAAGACCAGGGATTGTTTTACTGTTTCGGGTGCCACGCCTCGGGCGACATCTTTGATTTTTACAGCCGCATTAACGGTCTGGATTTTAAGGAAACCCTTGAACAACTTGCCGCTGAGGCAGGCATAACCATTGAGCGCGGCCCCAACAGCGCCCGCCAGCAGGGCGAAGAACGCGAACGCCGCTCCTCGCGGCAGCAGATGCTGCGCATGTATGAACTGGCCGCCGGGCACTTTGCCGCCACCCTCAACGGCCCTGACGGCGAAGAATGCCGGGCGTATATAGACAAGCGCGGCCTGAGCCAGGAAATAGTGCAGCGCTTTGGCCTTGGCTGGGCCAAGAGAGAGTGGCAGTCCCTGGCCGATGCGCTGCGGCGCGCGGGCTTTGATGGGCGCATGGCGGTTGAATCCGGCCTGCTGGGGCAGTCCGGCAACGGGCGGGCCTATGACCGCTTCAGGGGGCGGCTCATCTTTCCCATCAAGAGCCTGTCCAACCAGATTATAGCTTTCGGCGGCCGCATCATCGGCGATGAGGACGAAGCAAAGTACATAAACAGCGCCGACACGCCCATCTATAAAAAAGGCGAACATCTTTACGGTCTGGCGCAGGCCCGCAAGGGTCTGGTCACCAAGGGGCGGGTACTGCTGACCGAAGGGTATATGGACGTGCTGACCCTGCACCAGTTCGGCTATGACAATGCCGTGGGGGTGCTTGGCACGGCGCTCACGCCGGAACAGATCAAACGGCTTTCTGGTTTTGTTTCGCAGATGACCCTGCTTTTTGACGGCGACCGCGCCGGGCGCAAGGCGGCCCTGCGTTCGTGCGAAATGCTGCTTACGCGCGGCTTGTCCTGCTCTGTGGTGCTGATGCCCGATGGAGAAGACATCGACAGCCTGCTGCGCGGCGCGGGCCCGGAAGCGTTTGAGGAACTGCAGGCCCAGGCCCCGGACGGCCTCAGATTTTGCGTCGATGTGCTCAAGGCGCTTGCCCCACGGGAAACCGTGGAATGGGCGCGAAACTTTCTGCGTCAGGTGGAGATTCCCGAACTGGTCAGCCCCTACGTTTCACGGCTGGCCAATCATCTTCAACTGTCAGAGACCGACCTGCGCGAAGGGCTTGTCCAGTCGCGCGGTTCACGGTCAGACAGAACGCGCGCCGAAACTGGCGGAACTTCGGCCGGGCGCGCGCGACAGAGTATACGCGATCGTGAAGTCATGATGTTTGCCGTGCGCTACCCGCACCGGCTGACGGACATGCAGGAAATGGGGGCTGATCTTGTTCTGCAATCCCCCGTGGCCCGCCAGCTGTGGGACAAGATCGAAACGCACGGTTCGGAAGCGGTTTTTCATCAACTGGACCAGAGAGAAAAAAATTTCTGGTGCAAATGTTGCGGCCCGGAGGCCGCACCGCGTGACGACGGCGACAGGGAACTGGAATCACTGCGGCATTATCTGAACAATTACTACGCCTCAGCGCAAAAATCATCTCTATCCGCAGCCTTGAGAGCCAATACCGGCACAGGTGACTTTGAGGCTGATTTGGACTATCTTCGCGCACTTAAGGAAACCTTGGAGAAAGGGCATGAGCAATCTTAAAGATATCCAGCAGATTCAATCGCTTATTGCTAAAGGCAAGGGCGCGGGCTTTTTGACTTTTGAAGAGGTCAACAAGGCTCTGCCCGTTGAAATGAGCACGCCCGAGCAATTTGAAGAAATTATCGGCATCTTTGAACAGCTGGAAATCGTTATTGTGGATTCGGAAAAGGACGGCAAAAAGATTTCCGCCGCCGCTACCGAATCGGATGAAGAAATTACCGACAGCTCGCTGGATCTGTCCGAAGACGAAGAGTCCGCCGACTATTCGTCGCGCAGCACCGACCCCGTGCGCATGTATTTGCGCGAAATGGGCGCCGTTCCCCTGCTGGACCGTGACGGCGAAGTGGTCATCGCCAAAAAAATCGAAATGGGCGAGCAGGACGTGCTCTACGCCCTGGTTGAAGTTCCTGTGGCGGTTGAAGAACTCATCAATGTCGGCGAAGACCTGCGCCAAAACCGCATCAAACTTAAGGATGTGGTCAAAACCATTGAAGAGGACGACCCCAGCGAAGACGAAATGAACCAGCGCTCGCGCGTTATTCTGCTGCTTGACGAAATCAAGCAGACCTTCAAGAAAAAGCGCAAGATTTACAAAAAGCTGGATACATGCGCCTGCATGGATCGCCGCGTCACCGCCGTGCAGAAAGAAATTATCTGCTTCAAGGAAGAAATCGTCACGCGCCTGCGCGACATCAAGCTGGAAAAAACCCTCATCGACCGCATCATTGAAACGGTTGAAGACTACGTGCGCCAGATGCACAACTGCCAGCGCGACCTTTCGGCCTACATTCTTTCCACCGGCCGCACCCAGGCAGAAATCCAGGCCATGTTCGACGGGCTTGAAAAGCGTGAGGTGAATCCCGTTGACGCTGCCCGCGATCTCAAGCTCAGCGTGGACGAGCTTTTTTCCTTCAAGGAAATGATCATCGGCAAGATCGAAATTCTCAGCCGCCTTCAGGAAAAATGCTGCCACAACGTGACGGACCTTGAAGAAGTGCTGTGGCGCATCAAGCGCGGCAACACCGCCGCCATGCGCGCCAAGCAGGAGCTTATCCGCTCGAACTTGCGCCTCGTGGTGTCCATTGCCAAAAAATACACCAACCGCGGGCTTCAGTTCCTTGACCTCATCCAGGAAGGCAACATCGGCCTCATGAAGGCTGTGGACAAGTTTGAATACCAGCGCGGCTACAAGTTCTCCACCTACGCCACGTGGTGGATACGTCAGGCCATCACCCGCGCCATTGCCGACCAGGCCCGCACCATACGCATACCCGTGCACATGATTGAGACCATCAACAAGCTCATCCGCACGTCGCGCTATCTTGTGCAGGAACTGGGCCGCGACCCCACCCCGGAAGAAATCGCCGAACGTATGGAATATCCGGTGGAAAAGGTCAAAAAGGTGCTCAAGATCGCCAAGGAACCCATTTCGCTGGAAACGCCCATTGGTGATGAAGAAGATTCGAGCCTCGGCGACTTCATTGAAGACAAAAAGGCTGTGGCCCCGGCTGAAGAAGTCATCAACACCAAGCTGTCCGAGCAGCTGGCCGCCGTATTGGCCGACCTCACCCCGCGTGAGGAGCAAGTGCTGCGCAAGCGCTTCGGCATTGCTGAAAAGAGCGACCATACCCTTGAAGAAGTGGGCAAGCTCTTTAACGTTACCCGTGAACGCATCCGGCAGATCGAAGCCAAGGCCCTGCGCAAACTGCGCCACCCGGTTCGCAGTCAGCCCCTGCGCTCGTACTACGAAAATTGATTCATGCGGGGCGGTCTGGCAGTATGCGCCAGGCCGCCCCGGCTTCATGGCCGCGCAGAACAGCAGGGTTTACGGTACTCACAATTTTGAAGGGGTGGCATGACGCCGCCACTTTTTCACACATGCAGCAGGATACCATAGTGATTGTATCAGCTTTGCGCAGGTTCGGGCGGCTGTACAGCGCGCCCAGGTTTTTTGGCCTTCTTTGTCTGCTGGCTCTCCTGCCCTTGTTGAGCCTTTCACCCGTCGCCTGTGCCTGGGCCCAGACGCAACAGCAGGCCGCCGCCCCCACTCCCGCAGATGCGGCTTTGGACACTGCGGGCACTGCTGCCAGCACCATCCCGAACAACGCCGATGGCCCCCGTGACGCCACAGCAGCAGTCACGAACGCCGCTGAAGTTGAAGTTTCGCCCGTTGAACCGGCTGCCGCCGCAGAGCCTGACAGCACTGCTCCCGCCGCCGCCGATGCGGCGCCTGCGCCTCAGACGGCTCCCACGACTCAGGCGGCCAGTCCTGGCCCCGAGGCCCCGCCTCTGCCCCAGCCGCTTGGGCTTGTGGCTACCTGTTTTGACGGCGACACCCTCAAGCTCACGGACAGGCGCGTCGTGCGTCTGGCGGGCATTGACGCGCCCGAACTGGCCAAGGGAGACCGCAAGGGCCAGCTTTTTGCGCGTGAAGCCAGGGGCCAGCTCACCACGCTGACCCAGGGCCAGCAGGTGAAGCTCCTTCAGGCGGGCGTCAAGCATCGCGATCTGTATGGCCGCATCCTGGCTGAAGTTCTGCTGCCTGACGGCAGATCCCTCAACGAAATCATGGTGCGCAATGGCGCTGCCTATTTCTATCCGCACCGCGACCTGAACCCGCAGTTGCAGGAACGCCTGCGCAACCTGCAACACGAGGCCATCGCCGAACGCCGGGGCATGTGGGGCTTTCTGCTTTCGCAGCCTGTGGCCAAAAACACCTACCTTGGCAACAAGGAGTCCCTGCGTTTCTTCCCCTCAGACTGTGCCGAAGCCCAGAAAATCCGCCCAAGAAACCGCGTCTATTTCGGCAACCTGATGGATGCCTTCATGGCGGGCTACGCCCCTGCGCGGATTTGCCCCTTCTGGCCGGTGACGCCATGAGCGAACGCCTTGGACAGGATGCCGCCGCCCACGGGCCGCTGGCGGATCAGACGGCTCTGGTCATCTTTTCCGGCGGTCAGGATTCCGCCACCTGCCTGGCCTGGGCTTTGGAGCGCTTCGGCCATGTCCGCACCCTTGGCTTTGATTACGGGCAGCGCCATTCCGTTGAATTGGCCTGCCGCCAGAACCTGCGGCAAGGCATGGCCGCGCTGAACCCCCAATGGGGGCAGCGCCTTGGACCCGATTGC
This DNA window, taken from Desulfovibrio sp. 86, encodes the following:
- a CDS encoding endonuclease MutS2, translated to MIHTRTLQALEYHHITSHLSSLCISGVGRERALNLTPLDSAEDVNLAARVYEEAADWSSRPAPGGAVFTLNAFPDVSGFLHAAQTSRAHAFQPDVDAFWALREVLRLARDAHAAIAVPDAPRQWPHLLAMADGAPLPVQLTAALLRCISDDGLLRDESSPELYRLRGELRRLHQSCMRKVKDFALQYNMLAYLQDEFMTLSSDRYVLPLKANFKGRMQGIIHDWSQTGETCYFEPMFLVEINNRLQELKREEREEERKVLLYLRGLLEAELPGAQAALELLAQLDLLQAKRRLAALLDGRCLPLTPVAEGIQLLEARHPLLVLNRAKAANSAAAQGAKGAAAASVRPLDIILRPGERALVITGGNAGGKTVCLKTLGLIAAMTLSGLPVPVGAGSHVPWFSRVDAFIGDEQSLADNVSTFTAQIEHLAKAWKHLDASGIVLLDEFGAGTDPAQGAALAQAVLDELLDKHTFVLAATHFPALKSYALTREGARAASMLFDPQSKKPLFKLAYDQVGASQALDVAREHGLPESIVRRAEHYLLQDGQDATTLLGRLNDLAARREEELVVLRQEQDKARSATKLEREKMEKERLRLHDEVRAKATELMRAWKEGRATHKQALKEMSRLRASLATESEVTQSRSILPSPEHFVVGQHVLHTIFNKRGVVTDVDERRRRVRLDMNGVNLWADMKALRIPGRQAAQSPTGKSSILDSTPRQPVAPESGGSARPAGAADGASLRLDMRGLRADVALAELERFMDKALLAGFREVEVVHGRGTGALRRQVHEFLRAFPAVENFSLAPEDQGGDGMTVVTLR
- the fusA gene encoding elongation factor G produces the protein MSNISRIRNIGIIAHIDAGKTTLSERMLFYSRKIHRMGEVHDGAATMDYMPEEQERGITIMSACTTCQWNDHTINLIDTPGHVDFTIEVERSLRVLDGAVGVFCAVGGVEPQSETVWRQSEDFGVPKIAFINKMDRMGANFESVLEAMRQRLQANAVAVTVPLGQGEDFSAVLDLIHEECLTFDENDQGLTMGRTPFTAEQAALAAPWRELLLEKLAEADEDFLEPYLEGVYGINDIHAALRRATLARHITPVLCGSALRNAGVQPVLDAVCRWLPSPLDVPAPVGVDPQGKEITVPPDPDAPAVALVFKVLLEENRKHSFIRVYAGRIHEGDNLRNATQHKDDRLGRLYRPHADRREQLEEAGAGEIVVAVGLRSAHTGETYTARERPLILESIEANAPVITLALEPRNADEGKVLDEALARYVEEDPTLRAQLDDDTGARMVSGMGELHLDVLLERMRREYGISPRAGNPQVVLRETIRKSADASVVFDRELGKEHHQGAVALRVSPRPRGSGNLVTVGDFLPADPAEARKLLPQIYLEAALEGVRDAMQSGEVTGYPVEDVEVVLTSVERREGLTTLPGSRMAAGQALREALAAASPVVMEPVMRVEIVVPDDFLGSSISLFNTCGGKVENLEDKGARKILSGTAPLRRLFGFSTSLRSATQGRAGLVLTFDRFDLP
- the rpsU gene encoding 30S ribosomal protein S21, whose translation is MPGVFLNEDDYNFDIALRRFKKQVEKAGVLSEMKKRQHYEKPSVMRKKKKAAARKRLMKKIRKMNMA
- the dnaG gene encoding DNA primase, producing MQSKDAIRAIKERMNIVDIVRRYVELRRNGPRWVAPCPFHQETKPSFSVNEDQGLFYCFGCHASGDIFDFYSRINGLDFKETLEQLAAEAGITIERGPNSARQQGEERERRSSRQQMLRMYELAAGHFAATLNGPDGEECRAYIDKRGLSQEIVQRFGLGWAKREWQSLADALRRAGFDGRMAVESGLLGQSGNGRAYDRFRGRLIFPIKSLSNQIIAFGGRIIGDEDEAKYINSADTPIYKKGEHLYGLAQARKGLVTKGRVLLTEGYMDVLTLHQFGYDNAVGVLGTALTPEQIKRLSGFVSQMTLLFDGDRAGRKAALRSCEMLLTRGLSCSVVLMPDGEDIDSLLRGAGPEAFEELQAQAPDGLRFCVDVLKALAPRETVEWARNFLRQVEIPELVSPYVSRLANHLQLSETDLREGLVQSRGSRSDRTRAETGGTSAGRARQSIRDREVMMFAVRYPHRLTDMQEMGADLVLQSPVARQLWDKIETHGSEAVFHQLDQREKNFWCKCCGPEAAPRDDGDRELESLRHYLNNYYASAQKSSLSAALRANTGTGDFEADLDYLRALKETLEKGHEQS
- a CDS encoding GatB/YqeY domain-containing protein — protein: MTVTTTLFEQIEKDYILAYKAKDSVRLTVLRLLKTAVKNRLVDMRRPGGSLSDEEMLDVIVKEGKQRQDSIEQYTAAQRPDLADKEAAELVVLKEYLPKALSQEELQALIESTVAELGATSPKDMGRVISAIMAGHKGQVDGKALSEAVKKRLQS
- a CDS encoding HU family DNA-binding protein; amino-acid sequence: MTKADLVEKIAAKANLTKAAAERALNAFLASVEDALVKESKLTLTGFGTFAVEHRKARQGRNPRTGDTLTIPACKILKFRPGKMLKDSLN
- the rsmA gene encoding 16S rRNA (adenine(1518)-N(6)/adenine(1519)-N(6))-dimethyltransferase RsmA, with amino-acid sequence MTLRTTETSGKGHAPRAKKSLGQHFLRREDICHRIAALIAPCAQDRIVEIGPGPGALTRAIEAAPHSRLLLIEKDRHWAAERQRLGGVNTQAVLADALRFDWRRISVQEPWKVIGNLPYNVASPLIWDIVSRSEGWQMAAFMVQKEVGQRLAAQPDTGHYGALSVWVQSYSRPRMEFVVGPGAFSPPPKVDSAVLSFTPLPLSERPAHPALLSRLLRICFQQRRKQLGGIFRRAAQPGLEDAFKSAQIAPNLRPEVLSHHDFQRISAFWASQLDNMA